AGAAGGCATAAGAATTACCGAACAGCTGCTCCATGATGTCGTTTTTATGTGCGAATCACGATTAAAACCTACCTATTTTACTCGTGAAGGAAACAACAAGATGACGTTTGTCACCCTCATGTTATTTGCCCTCAACTTTGTGAGGAAAAGTATTCAACTTGAATTAGATGCCTTTTCTGCCCTGCTGAATCCAGGAGAAATGGGGATTACCAAGCAGGGATACTCAGAGGCCAGAAAAAAAATCTCTCCCACGGCCTTCATCAAATTAGCGGATGTCATTATGGAGTGGTTTTATAGAGATGAGGATTTCAAAACTTTTAACGGCTATCGGCTTTGTGCGGTGGATGCTTCTATTTTGGAACTTAACAATTCAGATCGGCTTCGAAACGCATTTGGATTTGCCCAAGGGAAAACCGTTAAGCTTGCCCGGGCCATGGCATCCGGTATCTATGATCTTGAAAACGATATGATGATTGTATCCCAAATTACTCATTTCACTTCCAGCGAACGAGAAGTGGCCGTTGGAATGATCGAGAAACTAAAAAAGATGGGGTTAAAAAATGATCTTCTCCTATTTGACAGGGGGTATCCTTCTCGAGAGTTCATCACCTACTTAGAAGACAGTTCCATTAAATACGTGATTCGAGTGTCTAAATCTACGATGAGAGAAGTAAAGAAGGCCAACGATTCGGATCAGATCGTAGAAATGAAAGTAAAGGGAAGAGTGATCAAAGTACGCGTTCTTCGATTTCTATTGGAGTCTGGCGTAGAGGAGGTTCTCCTCACCAATCTATGGGATGATAGTTTAGGAGTAAAACAGT
The window above is part of the Ammoniphilus sp. CFH 90114 genome. Proteins encoded here:
- a CDS encoding IS4 family transposase, with the translated sequence MKTRKTFLEGIRITEQLLHDVVFMCESRLKPTYFTREGNNKMTFVTLMLFALNFVRKSIQLELDAFSALLNPGEMGITKQGYSEARKKISPTAFIKLADVIMEWFYRDEDFKTFNGYRLCAVDASILELNNSDRLRNAFGFAQGKTVKLARAMASGIYDLENDMMIVSQITHFTSSEREVAVGMIEKLKKMGLKNDLLLFDRGYPSREFITYLEDSSIKYVIRVSKSTMREVKKANDSDQIVEMKVKGRVIKVRVLRFLLESGVEEVLLTNLWDDSLGVKQFKELYFRRWGIESKYNELKNRLQIQNFTGDTVLSVEQDFYASIYLSNMVALIKLEANEEIAQEQEGKNLKHTYQVNTNMVIGRLKNSLISLILEVDPVKRFMMFKRMMQEMLRNKVPVRPERSYIRKMSLKANKHPMNLKRCL